Genomic DNA from Sphingomonas hankookensis:
TGGACATATTGTCCAAGGGGGGCGGTTTTTCTCCTTCGTCATCCCAGCGAAGGCTGGGATCTCCCGGCGACGAAGCGCGCGCCTCGCCGCAGAAGGCCCCAGCCTTCGCTGGGGCGACGGACCAGAACAGGTCTACAGCGCCTCGACCGAAGCGAAGCCCTGCGACTCCAGCCCCGCCGCGATGGTGCGTTCGCGCTCGCCAAGCCTGGTGAAGACGAGCCGGCCGGGAACCGGAGTCGCGGGGAACGCCTGTCCCTGCGTCAGCGCGACGATGCGCCGGGCGATGCCGGGGCCGCCATCGACGAACGCGATATGCGGCGCGACGGCCAGCATCGCGTCGGCCAGCAGGGGGAAATGGGTGCAGGCGTTGACGATGACGTCGATCCGGTCGCCGCCCGGTTGATCGAACAGCCCGGCCAGTTCGCGCGCGATGGCGTCGCGCGGGGGCGGGGTGCCGGCCAGCGCGCCCTCCGCCAGTTCGACCAGCGCCGCCGATCCGTGGCGCAGCACGGTGCAATCGGCGGCGAAGCGGGTGGCGAGGTCGTCGACATAGGGCTGGCGCACCGTGGCCTGCGTGCCCAGCACGCCGATCACTCGGGTGCCGCTCAACCCCGCCGCGACCTTGATCGCGGGCACGGTGCCGACGACCGGCACGTCGAGCGCGGCGCGCACCACCGGCAGCGCGATGGTCGAGGCGGTGTTGCAGGCGATGACGACGAGGCGCGGGCGATAGCGCTCGACCAGCCGGCCGAGCAGCGCGGGCACCCGCGCGGCGATTTCGCCCTCGGTCCGGGTGCCATAGGGGAAGCCCGCCGAGTCGGCGGCATAGACGATCGGCGCGGTCGGCAGCAGGGCACGGGTGGGCGCCACGACCGACAGGCCGCCGACGCCCGAATCGAAGAACAGGATCGGTTGCGCCGTTTCGGTCATGGATGGTCCCGTAGCCGCCGCTCGCCGCGTTGCAAGCCGCCGCCGAACCCCTTACCCTGCATGGCACAGACGGCAAGTTACACGGGGGCGATCCTGCCGAGCGAAATTCTCTGGTTCCCGCCGGTGGCGGCGTTGCTGATCGGCTATCTGCTCGGATCGATCCCGTGGGGCATTTTGCTCACGCGGATCGCCGGGGCGGGCGATCTGCGCTCCATCGGGTCGGGCAATATCGGCGCGACCA
This window encodes:
- the murI gene encoding glutamate racemase; translation: MTETAQPILFFDSGVGGLSVVAPTRALLPTAPIVYAADSAGFPYGTRTEGEIAARVPALLGRLVERYRPRLVVIACNTASTIALPVVRAALDVPVVGTVPAIKVAAGLSGTRVIGVLGTQATVRQPYVDDLATRFAADCTVLRHGSAALVELAEGALAGTPPPRDAIARELAGLFDQPGGDRIDVIVNACTHFPLLADAMLAVAPHIAFVDGGPGIARRIVALTQGQAFPATPVPGRLVFTRLGERERTIAAGLESQGFASVEAL